In Thunnus maccoyii chromosome 3, fThuMac1.1, whole genome shotgun sequence, the following proteins share a genomic window:
- the LOC121893724 gene encoding E3 ubiquitin-protein ligase RNF182 isoform X1 translates to MSQPKEAEPSREMEGKVCVQVQTWAQSLVYTLEELECKICYNRYDTRSRKPKLLRCLHRVCAKCLKKMVDMGESSPSVISCPFCRHETQVPDEEVWLMEDDRHILAVLSCQDRARRGGGGVIGGGGGVIGGGGEGEVVLSPNSLTGVESSHRSSDCLVITIMELPEESRSSDSLSMLNMVGLYRPPSLDSLPCNLPAHKCRAWTSRSFPRCLLGALCLVYFSSLPLGIYLLMIGQLWLGVVLVSLVPSTLLLLVLYGFCQCLCHELMEVLAARRHPLP, encoded by the exons ATGAGCCAGCCAAAGGAGGCGGAGCCAAGCAGAGAGATGGAAGGCAAG gtgtgtgtgcaggtgcagACGTGGGCTCAGTCTCTGGTTTACACTCTGGAGGAGCTCGAGTGTAAAATCTGCTACAACCGTTACGACACTCGCAGCCGGAAACCCAAACTGCTGCGCTGCCTGCACCGAGTCTGCGCCAAGTGTCTGAAGAAGATGGTCGACATGG GCGAGTCTTCGCCCTCCGTCATCAGCTGTCCCTTCTGTCGCCACGAGACTCAAGTGCCCGACGAAGAG gtgtGGCTGATGGAGGACGACAGACACATCCTGGCTGTCCTGTCATGTCAGGACCGCGCccggcgaggaggaggaggagtcatcggaggaggaggaggagtcatcggaggaggaggtgagggggAGGTGGTGCTGAGCCCCAACAGTCTGACAG GAGTCGAATCGTCTCATCGCTCCTCCGACTGTCTGGTCATCACCATCATGGAGCTCCCGGAGGAGTCTCGGTCCTCGGACTCTCTGAGCATGCTCAACATGGTGGGCCTGTACCGCCCCCCCAGCCTGGACTCGCTGCCCTGCAACCTGCCGGCTCACAAGTGTCGCGCCTGGACGTCTCGCAGCTTCCCGCGCTGCCTGCTGGGGGCGCTGTGCCTG GTGTACTTCAGCTCTCTGCCGCTGGGGATCTACCTGCTGATGATTGGTCAGCTGTGGCTGGGCGTGGTCCTGGTCAGTCTGGTTCCCTccacgctgctgctgctcgtcCTCTACGGCTTCTGTCAGTGTCTCTGCCACGAGCTGATGGAGGTGCTCGCCGCCCGCCGGCACCCGCTGCCATGA
- the LOC121893724 gene encoding E3 ubiquitin-protein ligase RNF182 isoform X2 encodes MSQPKEAEPSREMEGKVQTWAQSLVYTLEELECKICYNRYDTRSRKPKLLRCLHRVCAKCLKKMVDMGESSPSVISCPFCRHETQVPDEEVWLMEDDRHILAVLSCQDRARRGGGGVIGGGGGVIGGGGEGEVVLSPNSLTGVESSHRSSDCLVITIMELPEESRSSDSLSMLNMVGLYRPPSLDSLPCNLPAHKCRAWTSRSFPRCLLGALCLVYFSSLPLGIYLLMIGQLWLGVVLVSLVPSTLLLLVLYGFCQCLCHELMEVLAARRHPLP; translated from the exons ATGAGCCAGCCAAAGGAGGCGGAGCCAAGCAGAGAGATGGAAGGCAAG gtgcagACGTGGGCTCAGTCTCTGGTTTACACTCTGGAGGAGCTCGAGTGTAAAATCTGCTACAACCGTTACGACACTCGCAGCCGGAAACCCAAACTGCTGCGCTGCCTGCACCGAGTCTGCGCCAAGTGTCTGAAGAAGATGGTCGACATGG GCGAGTCTTCGCCCTCCGTCATCAGCTGTCCCTTCTGTCGCCACGAGACTCAAGTGCCCGACGAAGAG gtgtGGCTGATGGAGGACGACAGACACATCCTGGCTGTCCTGTCATGTCAGGACCGCGCccggcgaggaggaggaggagtcatcggaggaggaggaggagtcatcggaggaggaggtgagggggAGGTGGTGCTGAGCCCCAACAGTCTGACAG GAGTCGAATCGTCTCATCGCTCCTCCGACTGTCTGGTCATCACCATCATGGAGCTCCCGGAGGAGTCTCGGTCCTCGGACTCTCTGAGCATGCTCAACATGGTGGGCCTGTACCGCCCCCCCAGCCTGGACTCGCTGCCCTGCAACCTGCCGGCTCACAAGTGTCGCGCCTGGACGTCTCGCAGCTTCCCGCGCTGCCTGCTGGGGGCGCTGTGCCTG GTGTACTTCAGCTCTCTGCCGCTGGGGATCTACCTGCTGATGATTGGTCAGCTGTGGCTGGGCGTGGTCCTGGTCAGTCTGGTTCCCTccacgctgctgctgctcgtcCTCTACGGCTTCTGTCAGTGTCTCTGCCACGAGCTGATGGAGGTGCTCGCCGCCCGCCGGCACCCGCTGCCATGA